The genomic window TGTGAAGAACCAGCTTTCAAATCCTCCTCTCAAGCAGGAGGCTCAAAGTGAGGCCTATATCCACAGGGAGGCAGGAGAAGGACACAGACAGGCTCTTGCTTTCTTTGTGGAGATTTTAGCATAAGGACTACAAACCTGGACACATTTTTGAAATGAAATTATCGGATATTGGATATTTAGAAAGGTGAATGTCACCCAATTCCCATAACAGCCTGGTGGAATgaacacatttttgtttgtttgtattgtgtgtgcatctgtggaggtcagaggacaagttgtaGGAATCAGTTTTCCTCTTCTACAATGTGTGTCCTGGGGAcagagctcaggtcatcaggcttggcaagcAGCAAGTGTTAAACATCTTGCTAGCCCATGAAGGAATTAAAATAAGAATGGACTTTGCTATTTGTTAGCTGTCTGATTTAGGGCATGTTATTTGCCCTTCAATTTCTGTTGAATTACTTAATGATAAATCCCAGGAGGGCAGTATATGCTACCCTCCGCAAAGGTTTATGTTCCCAAATGAAACACGCacacagcttttatattttgatacgccttaaacagctcaatagCTGgaccacttcctaacctccacgtGGGTAATCCACCTCCTGCTAATAATCCCGAGTTATTCCTTACTAAACTCTATATTCTATCTTAGCTCCTCTGGACCCAGAGGGCTGCCTAATGGGGCTGCTCACTGGGCCAcactctcctggctccttcacatggcAGCCATGCCTCTCTGATCTGTACTCTTCTTAGACATTgaatctctcctctccttccacacTCCACCAGCATGGCagatctccttctccttcctctctcttggtCCCAAGCCCAGAAAACCCTAAAGGTCACTCCTTTATCtgtcctgcccagccattggctgccagcatctttatttaccaatcagaaccaactgggggcagggttcCTCAGTGCAGACATGTGGACAATTTTGGGGCAAACAATTCTAGGGACCCAAATTAGATACAAGCGGCATTAGGGCAAACCCACTACAAATGTCTTCACTTTGAAATGTGAGGAATGATACATCACACATGTTTGGAGGTTTAATTAAGAAGTTACATGTAGCAAGTGACCATGTGTCTCCTTGCAGTGTTTATGTCATCAGTGAACCTGCACATCTCCTATGTGGAGCAAACCTCAATAACTGAAGTAGCTCAGTCTGCCCCAGGCCAGATTTAATTTGAAAGTAGAGTGTTCTGTTTGAATATCCATTGGAATGGGCTGGCATTCTAGGGAGGGGCCATCTACAATTTGCTCTAGGAAATAGGACTTACAAGTGGCTGAGAGCTTGGGGGCTCTCTCTCGTTTTATTCCTTTTCCCAACAGGTTTCTTCAGAGACAATTGTATGCTTAGGCACCAAGAAGTTTCCCTGTTGCAAAGGCACTGGGAAACCATTGAAATTACAGGAGGCCATTGGATGTGATAAGGACAGACCCTTACTTTCTGCGTCATACATTATCACAGGTGGAGCCATCACCCCTCAAGAGGAATTGACCTCCTGAGAATGGGTATGACACGCTCAGGGCCACATGGCAAGCTAGGAATAGCCAGAGCTTGGCTACAAATCTCTAGGCCTTATCTTCATTACCCCAGAAGCTTTTAATGGACAGTGAGCTTGGAAGCCAATTTCCTGGACATTATGTACAACTGAAAACAGACCTTGACATCCCAGGCAGCTTCATCTTGGATCAAATGGAAGTGCATATTCGCAGCCACCTGATTGTGAAGGTGGGGCTTCCCAAAGGGGCCAGGGAAGGACTCACATTGATTCAAGACTGCATTCaaacccatccacccatccatccaaccatccattcatccatccatctcatTCATTCCTTGGAAGAGTTGATAGACTTGTACTGTGCTGTGAACGACGGCACGTAATGGTGTTAACTGTTCGTCATCTTCTGTTAGTGATCTCTGAGACTGCAAATGCTTTGTGTGGGTAGTCACACTTGCTCTGTTCAGTAAGGTAATGATTATCATGTGCCAGAAGGAAGGGCATGGCATGTATGCCCCCCGTCTGACCTCTCTTCCTGTGCAAGGAGGACATGTGTTCTACCCAGACTACGCTTTAAACGGCTGGGGTGGGtaggatgagagtggggtgtgtgGAGTGTGGTGCTGGTCCTGGTCTGTGAGAGCAAAACTCTTGGGACCTAGGAAGCTGTGTTCATCTGAGAGGCACCAGGACACCAGAGAGAGGTCAAAGACAACCAAGCCAAGAGAGAGGGAAGTAGTACATTTCCAGGCAAGAGCCAGGGAGCAGCATGGGTTGGGAGTGGTTCCACGAGGCTCCTACTGAGGTTCTGCTGGAGAGCAAATGGATGGGGGCATAGGAAGGGGTCCATGGGAGCTCTGATGGCAGGAGTGAGCTATGTGTGCAAGGGTTTTGATTGTTCTCAAAagaaatgagaggcagaggagCTGAGCTGAGGGATGTTAGGGGCCagtggttcccagcctttggtTACCCGCATCTCAACACTGTTTCGAGGCAGGATATCTAGTTCCTCATCAGAAACATTTGGGGTTATATCCACTCTCTTTATCCACTTGCATTATGAGGCTGACAGAACGAGGAGGGAGAACAGAGCAAAGGGTCATGCAAAAGGTCACACATGAGAATCTAGGGTGGATGCATGCAGAGAGGAAATGGTCTTCTCAAAGCTCTGCTCTTCTTCCCCAAGAGTGAGTTGTCCCTTGTTGAGGAGTGCAGctgtggatggagagagagaccaCTGAAAGCAGAAGAGATGTGATGGAAGTCAGTCAGTGTTTACTAAACATTCACGGGAAGTGGGTTGCTAGGCAAAACACAGGAGGACGGAAGAGCGGAGACCTGGCAGCTGTCCTTACTTAACTCAGATGACAGTTCAGTTCGCTCAAGCAGAGAAGCACCTGTTAAGCCTTCAGGGGCACATGCAACCAAACCCTAGAGATGCAGGGACTGCTCATTCACCACCTCAAATGCATTAGGAGCCCTTACCATGCTGACTGGGGCAGAGGAAGCCAAGACACAACTCTCAATTCCAATGTTCATATGTATTATGCTGAAGGGACACTACTGGAAGACAGCAGAAAGTACTCGAAGATCTAGGTATTTGTTCCCTTAACTTGAATTCATGTTCAAATCAGTAATCTTGTTTAACATGAAGCAAAGGAAGTTGACTTAACAAAGCATGAGAACAGTattatgtgtttaaaaaaaagttaatcagTAAAATCAGACCTTTCCAAAACCCATCACAGATTCTATTCTGAAAGTTAATAGCCCTCCAGACCTGTCTTTCAGCTTCCAATTAGGTGACTTTCTAATAAATTAAATCAGAAAAGGCATTTTATTACTGTGGATGTGGAAAATCTTGTTTATGTTTTTAcctgctttaaaatatttcaaagtagaGTTGGCAAATAAGATATAGGATATCTTTTAGGATGTACTCAAACTAAAAATTATTATCTATAACAGtgtttttcaacctgtgggtcttggcCACTTTGGGGCTGACCAaccctttcacgggggtcacctaaaaccatcagaaaacacatatttacactacattataaagtagcaacaaaaataattcatggttagggtcaccacaacatgaggaaatgtatgaaaaggtctcagcattaggaaggttgagaaccactggtctgtgGCTTATCTGGAATTACGCTTTAGTTGCATATCTGTATTTTGATTGACTAAGTCCTAGACATTGTCTTTAGGTTAATAAACCTCCACAAATTCCAGGGGTTCCTAATAATGGAGGGGGctcttaatttttcttcatttatttcctAATACTCTAAGAGCGTCAGAGGGAATGATCCAGTCTTTATTTTGGGAAGAAAGGTATGTAAGCCCCACTCAAGTATTAGGCATTTTTATCTCCTACATCTTCTGTCCTTGCAGTTTGAATGCTGCATTTTGGCTCTAAAGCTGCTGATTGTGAGGCTGGTGGCAGCCCCTCCTCTAAGACTGACATCTGAGGAAGGGCTAGTCTGGCTTGACAAGTTGGGAGTGATGGGCAAttatgtgctcagctgttgctccCTCAGGCACAACCATCACTGTAAGATGCACGTCTTCTCACATCGAGAACACCAGAAGCCTTATCATCTCTTGCTACTCCTTGTTTTCCTCTTCCACAGAAAGGTTTGGGGACTATTGAGAGTGTGGGGCCTGGGTCAGTGCACGGTTACGGCCCCCATGGAAAGGGGAAGACAAATACCCACTCCTTGGATAATTGACAGCTCATAGCGATGAACTTACTTTCCTTGACTctttttctttgcatattttttttactttccacatgtgcatacaaacTTGTTTCTGTTGAAAAGGTTCGTACTACCTCTTTTAAGTAGTTAAGACAATAatgttcaagagaaaaaaaaaggaaaagagggagagaggaaggaagacaatgtgtgtgtttggtacaCTGGATCAGTACACATTATCCAGAAATGGTCTTTCATTGTCgtgatttatttctatttttaaacagaGTTCTTAGAGTTAAGTGTTTTCAACACTAATTTTGCAAAGAAATGAAGCTCACACAATACTCtgacttttatggaagaataatAACACTTGTTGAATTCCAATATCCACCTACAAGTTATTAACACACAGATAATGTAGCTGTATGTTCagtttacatgcacacatacacatacacacaaacacatacacacatacagacacacactcacacacacatacaaacagacacacacacatacacatacacatatacacaaacacatacacacatacagacacacacacacatacacacacacacacacacacacacacactgagccaaCTATCAAGAGCTACATCAATGGTATTTAAAAGCATACATAGTCTTGGCATTCAAAGGTACTTATTAACTGAGTCCCAGCATGCCAGCTTTCCTTGGGGACCGACTATACGTGTTACCGCCCTTGCCCAGGTGTATACTTCTCCCCTCTTACCTGGAGGTGTTTCTGGAAAGGAGGAAATACAGGCGAACATAAGAAATTAagtttaggtttaaaaaaaagttgtgggGGGTTACATAGAGAGGTGAGATTACACCGTATCGATCACCTTCTCTTCTGCAGCCTGACATTGCTGACAGAAAACAGTCCTTCTGGCTACTGGCCTTGCACACTCTGTCctttgtagaaataaaaattctaaaacctGTCTTTTAGACACacattcttcttgtttttctgatGATGACCTCAACTTGCACCCCTGAGTGTACTTGACCAACCTCAAGCTTTAAAAATTGCCAGACTATCCCCATATCCAGAAGAGGCCATGAGAAGGTGTGTAGTTGTAGTGTGTGTGAGAAGTAGGTATGGGTTCCCTGGGGAGGACCATAATTCTGCAGGAGCAGAAGAAACCGAGCATAGCAGTGTATCACTATGGAGAGACATCACCTGGGGCATTCCAGAAAATCCTAAAGCTCACCAAAGTCTACACCTCCATTTTATACATGGACTTGGCAGTGACATTTGTAGCATGAGCCCAGTAGGGCTAGTATCACTGGCCTGCTGAGGTTTCTCCCATGGTAAACGTTATGGAAAATGTCTTGGTATTTTCATGACCCTGCCTTAAGTTCCTATTGGAACTTCGTGAAGGGTGAAAAGCAGACATTGAAGAATCTTCATGAGAAATGggtcttccttctcccttcccccacttcctcttcctccttgctcCCAGTCCCCTCCTTCCTGCCACAGCAGTGGACCAGGTACAGCTcaggggggtggggcagaggtgCTCATGTGGCTGTAGGAATATCTGGACAGTGATGCCCTTATGgtcctcccatcctcctcctctcccacctctcctctcaCCCCTGGGGGACCAGGATTCGGGCAACAAGGGAAGGTGGCCATGAAGCCCAGGCGAAAGCGTTTGTTCATGAAGCAATAGATGATGGGGTTCACGCAGGAGGAGGTgtaggagaggaggaggatgaaggagaTGGGGGTCCCTGAGAGGTGTTTCTCCGCAGACACGGTGTCATATGCCCGCCAGGCATTGACACTGAAGATGGGCATCCAGCACAGGAAGAAGAGGACCACAATGACGATGAGCATGCGGATCACGCGCTTCTTGGCTATCAGGTTGGCAGCAGAACTGCTGCTCCTGATCCGGTTGActctgccaccactgctgctggtGGACAGCTGCTGAAGCTCCAGCTTCCTCGGGGGCCTGGACTTCTGCAAGTAACAGCCATCACTATCCTCGTATCGGCCACCGCTGCCACTGTTCAGCCTCTTCTCTGGATGGGAAAGTGACATCATTTTAGTGTTCAGGACAAGTCACGCCAGAGAGAAGACATACAGCTCCTGACTCCCCTAATCCAGAAGGCCAAGCTGAACTTGAACTGGAGAAACGGACAGGCATCCTGGCCTGTTCTGGTTTATATTAGTGTTGGTCTGCACTAGTTCTGCGAAATATAAACCATGTatagatgctgctgctgctgccgatGATGATACAATCCTACACACAAAGGCTGTAAAGCTGAAAGttattacaaaatatttacactcctcctggttctttcttttgtgtttgcttGCTGCGTTTTTAGATTACTTTTATCGTGAGGACTCCAAGTAATGAGAGAAAGTCAAtagaagccagagagatggcgTTATCTACATAGTGAGGAACAGAGAGGGGAACAGAGTGAGAAGGAAAAAGTTATGTCAACACAGGTGTTGGGACAGGTTCagcaggctgagggaggagggaggtgaacatgagaggcagagggtgGGAAATGAGCGGCCTAAAAGTGACCTTGTAGGCCAGGGATGTAATGTCTCTTAATATAGTGTGCAGGGCAGAATCACCAGGGCCTGTCCACTATTGCTATGTAAGAGCAAGCTTCGGGGACAGTGTCCTCTGTGTGTCACTCTGTCCCATGTGAATGGTCTCTTTTGATTGCACTCAGGACTCCACCAAGAAGAAACATCTCCTTTTATACACGTGGATTCGGAGAGCCTTGTGACCCAGAGTCTCAGAAAGAAATACTCCAGCCCATGCTCTGTATATCCCGAGTACATCTGTCTAACTTAGAAAGCAAGCTTTTGAGCTCTTTTGGAATAAACATCCAGCTCAAAGATCAGTACCTTTAGCAGACTTCTTCTGGCTGGCATCAAATTTGATTCCTTGGTAGAGCTCCAGAGAGATCAATCCGTAGGCCACCACCATCACAATCCCAGGGATAAGAAAGAGGATGAGGAGCAGGAATGTTTGCCTAATACAGTGAAAAGAAATCTAATTACCAGTGACTCTGGACCTTCAAGTTCTGATGGGCAGGGGTGATGAGAGTGAGCTGGTCTGACATGTTCATTTCTAGTGGCTGGCGACCTTGACAACTCTATGTCTGGAGGTTTGGTTGTTagagcttgcttgcttcttttacTCTTTAAAGTATCTCTGAAAGGCTGCTTAAATTGGAGAAACATGGCACCCTTCTATGCCCCAAAGCAACTAACATGTTAAAGGATAGCAGAAAAGCTGGGGATAGGGTGTGTATTTAAAGCCCCTgatattcaggaggctgaggcaggaggattgctcaaGTCTACGAGTTTGAGACCGGCCTGGGTGACATAGTGAGATCCCGTTTCAAAAATGAACGACAAGAACAATAAACAGgtaatgaaatctttaaaaaaaaaataggagtatGTGGATTATATGTCCAAATTGTTGAAACAATATGAGAATAGTTTCCATCCTTTGAGGACTAGTGCTGTGTACTACAGGTTAGATCAAGCTCTTTGTATACATATAAAGGttcttatatatttgtatacatataaagGTTCTTGTATATTCACATAAGAACCTTTGACGACAGGTCCTTATAGCTGCTATTATTCAAACATTTAATGTAGAGATGAGGATACTGAGTCTTGAAGAGATTAAATGTGGCCAGAATCACACAGCTAGTAGCAGAGATGAGATTCAAAGGCCAACGACATGTGTCAGGCCACTCAATTTGTTGACCCTCCAATGGGAGCCATTAAATGTTTCCATCAGGATCATAGAAAACCTTTCAGTTTTTACCAAATGTACCACTTGCTACCCATAAATCTCTCCAGGTATCCATTCTGCATCACCCTGTGAAGCTGATTTGCTGGTGCACAAAGTCTCGTGCCTGGCAGGATTGAGCTATGCTTTCTCTAAACACAGTTGACTGCTGAGGATTCACAGCCTCATTCGTCTGGCTCCTAAATCACTTTTGTAGTCTGGCGTGTGCAAGTTACAGATTAGACCATACAATCGTTGGAGGCAAACAGTGGCCAGGCCGTTTCTCATGGCAAGTGGACATGTTTTGATAAGTcttgtctatctctctctttcacaaTGTAATGCATTTTGTGTTCAAGCTACTTGGTTGAATGAGAAGGAAGAGAGCCGCGGAACATGATCTGGATTTTTAGCCACGTCCCAGTGTCTAGTTCCTGCTTCTAAAACAGCCCTATAATTAGTAAATGTAGCCCACGTTTGTGCcatcttttcattaaattctctcATCAATTTGTTTGAAAACTGTAGCTCGGTAAGTCAACCAGTTGGAACTCCTTGGAGACCGTGTAGATGCAAAAGCATAGTGAGTAAGCCCAGAGAGAGACTTTGCTTGCCCCTTCCTAGCTTTATGGGGTTGGCCACTCCGGCACCTGTAAGTCATATTTCTTTATCTGCAGAATGAACATGCTAACATTGCTTTGCCAATAACAGGATGGTGGTTAGGGTTTCGGTTTCTCACTGTGTATTCTTTCCATCATTCTAGGGTGAGGCTAAAATGACCCTCCCTCCAAGTGGACCATGAGGCCCACAGCTAACTATTGTTGCGCGATGCgttattttcttcagtggtgtataTCCAGTCATAAGGTATCCATGTTCCAATAAATAACTTCTTATTCAGTGCCTCAAGGAGGTCTAATTTAACTCTGCGGATCTCTtagaaaaagaagacatggaaataGAATGGGGACTTGTTGGGGGAAAGAGGGTTCAGCcagagatggagggggaggggaggggaggcggTGGAGAAGACAACTAAACCtcattatataaatacatgaaataacaaaaaaggaCCCTCCTCAGAAAGCCTTTAGGATATCTGTCCCGTAGGCATCTGATGAGGCTTTCTGGTCCTTACATTGCTAACTTAGACTTAGCCATGTCTGAAAGGATGAGCGAAGCACTATCTTACCAGGACTGCTGCATAGCGTCACTTGGCAACAGGAAGCGGCACATGTTCGCTGT from Arvicanthis niloticus isolate mArvNil1 chromosome 7, mArvNil1.pat.X, whole genome shotgun sequence includes these protein-coding regions:
- the Cckar gene encoding cholecystokinin receptor type A isoform X2 yields the protein MRTVTNIFLLSLAVSDLMLCLFCMPFNLIPNLLKDFIFGSAVCKTTTYFMGTSVSVSTFNLVAISLERYGAICKPLQSRVWQTKSHALKVIAATWCLSFTIMTPYPIYSNLVPFTKHNNQTANMCRFLLPSDAMQQSWQTFLLLILFLIPGIVMVVAYGLISLELYQGIKFDASQKKSAKEKRLNSGSGGRYEDSDGCYLQKSRPPRKLELQQLSTSSSGGRVNRIRSSSSAANLIAKKRVIRMLIVIVVLFFLCWMPIFSVNAWRAYDTVSAEKHLSGTPISFILLLSYTSSCVNPIIYCFMNKRFRLGFMATFPCCPNPGPPGVRGEVGEEEDGRTIRASLSRYSYSHMSTSAPPP
- the Cckar gene encoding cholecystokinin receptor type A isoform X1, producing MDVVDSLLMNGSNITPPCELGLENETLFCLDQPQPSKEWQSAVQILLYSFIFLLSVLGNTLVITVLIRNKRMRTVTNIFLLSLAVSDLMLCLFCMPFNLIPNLLKDFIFGSAVCKTTTYFMGTSVSVSTFNLVAISLERYGAICKPLQSRVWQTKSHALKVIAATWCLSFTIMTPYPIYSNLVPFTKHNNQTANMCRFLLPSDAMQQSWQTFLLLILFLIPGIVMVVAYGLISLELYQGIKFDASQKKSAKEKRLNSGSGGRYEDSDGCYLQKSRPPRKLELQQLSTSSSGGRVNRIRSSSSAANLIAKKRVIRMLIVIVVLFFLCWMPIFSVNAWRAYDTVSAEKHLSGTPISFILLLSYTSSCVNPIIYCFMNKRFRLGFMATFPCCPNPGPPGVRGEVGEEEDGRTIRASLSRYSYSHMSTSAPPP